The following is a genomic window from Nitrospira sp..
CGTACGTTAGCCCCAGAGGACTATTGGCGAGCAATCGCCAGCCGGAAGTGGCTGGTTATTTCTTCGATCCTTGTCTCGATTAGCATCGCCGGCGTGGTATGTGCGCTCATGCCAAAGATCTATCAGTCAAGCACGAAAATGTGGTTTGAGGGTGCAAAGATACAAGAGTCTATTGTGAGTGGCCCTCACCCAGCAGGTGGACCATACGCGCCCACTCTCGAGGATCGTGTTATGGAAGTACGGCAGTTTGTGATGGGCAGAAAAACACTCGGGCAAATTGCCGGGGAGTTTGGACTTTTTGGATATGAAAAGGACCTTCCTGATGCTGCGCAGTCTGAGAATGCCATTCGAGCCATGCGAGGATCCATCAAGGTTGATCCCACCAAAGACAAGTTATTTATTACGCTGTCATTTTTAAATGAAGACCCCATTGTTGCCAGAGATGTAGCTTCGCGACTTAGCGATCTGTTCATTGAAGAAACACTTAAGGATCGGGAGCGAGGGGTTGAAGCTGCAGAAGATTTTCTGGGGTTGGAGCTTAAACACGCGAAAGCAGACTTAGAAGCAAAAGAGAAAATAATTTCGGAGTTCAAACAACAACATTTAGGAGAGCTTCCTCAACAAATTGACGCTAATCTTCGCAAGTTGGACAGGCTTCAAGACGACATGAAGTCGCAGAGTGAGCAAGCTCAAAATTTAGCCAACCGCTTGGTCCAAATTGATAAATCCATTAAAGATTATGAGGAGACGGGAGAAGTCAGTGATTCTCCTGGGAACTCTCCCAAACGCAATAAAGATCCTCGTTTGGCGCGGATCAAGGAATTGGAACGACGTTTGGTAGAGCTTTCTTCAACATATAAGGAAACGTATCCTGATCTTGTGCAAGTCAAGGAAGAGATCAAGAAGCTTAGGGAGATGACGTCAGCGCAGTATCGTGACTTATTGCCTGATAATGAGACGGGTGATGAGCTACCTGCTGAGAAAAAATTCAAACGGAAGGTAATTGATCCGTATCATGCCGAACTATTGAAGCAGAGAGAGGACGTAATCCTTGAAATGGATGCAGTGAAGCGCCGTCAAGCACACATTTCTATGGAAATGTCCCAATATGAGCGAAGGGTGGAGCGAACCCCTGAGCGAGAGCAAAAATTAAAGACATTGGAGCGGGATTACGATAACCTTCAAAAGAATTATCAGTCGCTGTTAGACAAAAAGCTTAGTGCAGGAATGCAAAAAAGTTTAGCTCAGGGTCGTAAGGGCGCAAAATTTAGCGTGGTAGATCCAGCCTATACTCCGGTGGTTCCCGTTGTCCCTAACATTCCCCTCATCATGCTCGCTGGTCTCGCGCTAGGTTGTGCGTTAGGGTTTGGGGGAGCGGTGGGTCTTGAACTCATGGGACGAGGATTCCGGTCTGCTGAAGAAGTCGAAATCACATTAGGCCTTCCTGTTATTGCATCTATTCCGCTATATGAAAGCGCATTCGGGGGCACCATGCAGACTGTACGAGCGCTTTCACAAAAGAATCGTTCGTCTGCATTGTTGTTATCCGGACAAAACAGGCAGGACGAGGACTTTCAGATGGCGGGAGGGCTTCCCATTGCTACAACCGGAAAGCATCGAAGTCAGAGTGGTCAGTTACATAACCCGACCCCAGGCCTTGAATTGGTTTCGATGTGGAGGCCACTCTCATTTGTGGCAGAGCAATATCGGGTTGCGGCTACGCGTCTTGAGTTAATGACCGGTGAACGAAAAAGTACGGCAATTGTTGTTACAAGTGCCGTAATGGGTGAAGGAAAGTCATCCACAGCGCTCAATCTTGGGTACGTTCTGGCGAAAGACCTTGATCGCAGAACCGTCGTGATCGATTGTGACCTCAAGCGGCCTATGCAACATATCTATGCGGGTGTTTGGCAGCAGCCAGGGTTGGCGGAAGTACTTCGTGGAACTAAGGTCGTTGAGGATTGTATGCAGCGACTGGGTGAGGTAGGACCATGGATCCTTACCGCAGGGGGAGTGGGGGATAACCCGTTGGCTTTATCCAAGATGCATCAGCTGGCTGATTTGATTTCAGAACTGAAAGAAAATTTTGACTATGTAATCATTGATGCTCCTCCCGTGTTACCGCTTGCAGATATGCATGTACTGGCGAGCATGGCGGATGTTCTTGCCTACGTCGTCAAGGCAAGCATGACAGGTCGCGATGTTGTACAAAAAGCGTTGAAGGCCATTGGTGATACCGCTCATGTCGGAATTATTCTGAATGGCTTAGATGCTCATACTACCCCCTATTACATGCAGCAAGAGTATTACCGAGAAGCTCATCATGAACAGCTCAAGTAGGTCTGAACAGGAAATTGAGGTAGAGGGGATAGCACTTCAACAACCTTTGGTTTCAGTGTCGGTTAGCTTTCCTAAGTTAAAACGCCGAGTATTGATTCTTGGAGTTGGACCCCTAGCTCGAGATCTGTGCCAAACTCTGTTGTCGAAGCGCACAGGATTTACAGAAGTAATCGGTTTTCTTGATAGGGATACGAGTCGTATCGGCGAACGATTGGTCAATCCGAGCATCATCGGCACATACGATCAATTGTTTGAGATTGCTGAACGGTATCAAGTTCATACGGTGGCGGTATGTCTTGAAGACCGTCGTGCGGTTCTTCCGGTCCAAACTCTCTTGGACATGAAGGCCATGGGCCGAGATGTTGTCGATGGCCACTACTTGTATGAAGAAGAGTCTGGACGGCTTTCGATTGACCATCTCAAGCCGAGTGCTCTCATTTTTTCGACAGGGTTTCGTCGTCGATTGGTCACCATGGTTTTGAAGCGTTGCCTGGATATCTTAATTTCAATTGTGGGGATGGTGGTACTTCTACCGTTGGTATTTTTTCTAGCAATTCTCATCAAACTCGATTCTTCTGGTTCTGTTTTCTATAGGCAAATGCGAGTGGGATTGCGTGGCCGTCCTTATATGATTTGGAAGTTCAGGTCCATGCGTCAGGATGCTGAACAAAGTGGGGCAAGATGGGCATCGACACAAGACCCACGCATATCCAGGGTCGGACGATGGATCCGAAAGTGGAGATTGGATGAACTGCCTCAGTTGATAAACGTTATGAAGGGTGAAATGAGCCTGGTTGGTCCAAGACCTGAACGTCCTGTATTCGTACAAGAACTGAGAAATACAATACCATACTATGATTTAAGACACACCGTTCGACCAGGAATTACTGGTTGGGCGCAAACGCGTTTTAGGTACGGTGCTTCGAAAGAAGATTCTCATGTGAAACTTCAGTACGATCTTTTCTATGTGAAGAATCTGTCATTAATTCTTGACTTACGAATCGTTGTTTATACTGTGAAGGTTATGTTCATGGGTGAAGGGGCGCGGTAGCGAGCATATGGCTGTGATGAGCCCTAAAAATTGCTTGTCATTCGATGTCGAAGAGCATTTTCAGGTATCGGCGTTTGAATCTCCGATGCGCCGACGACATTGGGGGCAATTTGAAAGTCGGGTAGAAAAAAACACCGAAAAGCTACTGAGGCTATTGGCTGATAACGAAGTGCGAGCAACTTTCTTTGTCCTTGGATGGGTGGCGGAACGGTATCCGTCTTTGATTCGACGAATTGCATCGGGAGGACATGAAGTTGCATCGCATGGATATGGACATGAGCTTATTACAAGCCAAACACCCGTCGCTTTTCGTGAAGATATTCGGAAGGCCAAGGGTATTCTGGAAAATATTCTTTCGGGACCGATATTGGGATATCGCGCGCCAAGCTTTTCCATTACAAAGGCTACAATGTGGGCCACCCAGATTCTTGTCGAAGAAGGGTATGGATATGACTCCAGTATCTTTCCAGTGCTGCACGATCGCTATGGGGTGCCCTCTGCCAATCCGGAGGTGCATCAGCTTTTGACGGCGTCCGGCCTACTATGGGAAGTGCCTCCCTCGACCGTTAAATACATGGGAGTTCGATTGCCTATCGCTGGGGGGGGATATTTTCGATTATATCCCTATATGGTTCTGCGTGCATTCTTGAAAAAGCTAGAAGGACAAGGTTCTTCGTTGGTCATGTACATGCATCCGTGGGAATTCGATCCAGATCAACCGAGAATGGAGGGATCCTTGCTGTCACAATTGCGGCATTATCTTAATTTAGATAAAACGGAATGTAGAATGCGTGCACTTTTACAGGATTTTTCTTTTGCACCGATTAGACAAGTGTTCTCTCCAATTGAACGGAT
Proteins encoded in this region:
- a CDS encoding Tyrosine-protein kinase, yielding MNTRTLAPEDYWRAIASRKWLVISSILVSISIAGVVCALMPKIYQSSTKMWFEGAKIQESIVSGPHPAGGPYAPTLEDRVMEVRQFVMGRKTLGQIAGEFGLFGYEKDLPDAAQSENAIRAMRGSIKVDPTKDKLFITLSFLNEDPIVARDVASRLSDLFIEETLKDRERGVEAAEDFLGLELKHAKADLEAKEKIISEFKQQHLGELPQQIDANLRKLDRLQDDMKSQSEQAQNLANRLVQIDKSIKDYEETGEVSDSPGNSPKRNKDPRLARIKELERRLVELSSTYKETYPDLVQVKEEIKKLREMTSAQYRDLLPDNETGDELPAEKKFKRKVIDPYHAELLKQREDVILEMDAVKRRQAHISMEMSQYERRVERTPEREQKLKTLERDYDNLQKNYQSLLDKKLSAGMQKSLAQGRKGAKFSVVDPAYTPVVPVVPNIPLIMLAGLALGCALGFGGAVGLELMGRGFRSAEEVEITLGLPVIASIPLYESAFGGTMQTVRALSQKNRSSALLLSGQNRQDEDFQMAGGLPIATTGKHRSQSGQLHNPTPGLELVSMWRPLSFVAEQYRVAATRLELMTGERKSTAIVVTSAVMGEGKSSTALNLGYVLAKDLDRRTVVIDCDLKRPMQHIYAGVWQQPGLAEVLRGTKVVEDCMQRLGEVGPWILTAGGVGDNPLALSKMHQLADLISELKENFDYVIIDAPPVLPLADMHVLASMADVLAYVVKASMTGRDVVQKALKAIGDTAHVGIILNGLDAHTTPYYMQQEYYREAHHEQLK
- a CDS encoding sugar transferase, with product MNSSSRSEQEIEVEGIALQQPLVSVSVSFPKLKRRVLILGVGPLARDLCQTLLSKRTGFTEVIGFLDRDTSRIGERLVNPSIIGTYDQLFEIAERYQVHTVAVCLEDRRAVLPVQTLLDMKAMGRDVVDGHYLYEEESGRLSIDHLKPSALIFSTGFRRRLVTMVLKRCLDILISIVGMVVLLPLVFFLAILIKLDSSGSVFYRQMRVGLRGRPYMIWKFRSMRQDAEQSGARWASTQDPRISRVGRWIRKWRLDELPQLINVMKGEMSLVGPRPERPVFVQELRNTIPYYDLRHTVRPGITGWAQTRFRYGASKEDSHVKLQYDLFYVKNLSLILDLRIVVYTVKVMFMGEGAR
- a CDS encoding polysaccharide deacetylase is translated as MSPKNCLSFDVEEHFQVSAFESPMRRRHWGQFESRVEKNTEKLLRLLADNEVRATFFVLGWVAERYPSLIRRIASGGHEVASHGYGHELITSQTPVAFREDIRKAKGILENILSGPILGYRAPSFSITKATMWATQILVEEGYGYDSSIFPVLHDRYGVPSANPEVHQLLTASGLLWEVPPSTVKYMGVRLPIAGGGYFRLYPYMVLRAFLKKLEGQGSSLVMYMHPWEFDPDQPRMEGSLLSQLRHYLNLDKTECRMRALLQDFSFAPIRQVFSPIERMYHERLLSRPLAGQ